The genomic segment AGAATCCCTTGGAGATGAGTTGGTCTTCTCCCGGCATCAATGTTTCAATGAAGCCAGCTGCAAGGATAAGCAGATATTGGCGTGCCTCGGGATGATGGGTCAGCGGAGCCACCAGCCCTTTGCGTTCAAGATTCGGTTCGTCGATACTTTCGTATGGAGGTAGGGAGTTTTTCTCAAAAGCATCAAAGATGGCCGCAGAGATTTCCTGCATCCCACTATAGGCCAGTCTCTGGAACTCTTCCCGTTGCTTGTCCGTACACTTGTTGTAGATACGTGCGAGTTTGGCTGCAATCAGTCGCAGATAATCATCGTTGACGTTGCCATGCGTCAGCAGTTCCAGCAATCGTTTGAGTGTGATGGTATGCACAGGTTCACCATCGCCAGGACTCGTTGTTATCTTCTGACTTTCGGTAACTCCTACAGCATCCACAAGGAAGAAGCAATCCTTACTAAAAGCATTAGGCGTGACGTTGCGCAACTGGTCGTCGCCGATGGTGCGAACACCACGACCCTTCATCTGAATATACAGAGGCTCGGAAGCCACGTCGCGCATGAATATCAGCACTTCAAGCGGCTTTACGTCTGTTCCCGTAGCCACCAGCGTACAAGTGACTGCAATACGGAACTCCTTGTCGTTGCGGAACTGGCGAATCAGCTCGTTGCTGTCACCTGCGGAATAGGTTATTTTCTGTACGAACTTATCATCTGTCCTGCCAAACACCTCTTTGGCGATGCGCACGATATTGTTGGCATGAATCTCATTCAAGGCAAAGATAAGGGTCTTAGGCAGATAGTCCATGATGGGCTCACGCTGTGGGTCGGTGAACATCTCCGTATAAACGGCATCGCGGTATGTCTCCAGCACCAATTTGATTTGAGCCGGATTGATGACGCTGCGGTTCAGTTCCTCCTTGGTGTAGTTCTTGGTTTCCTCATTGCGTACCGTCTCAACCTTGCCCGTATAGCGTGTTTCGCGTCTGAGTTTGTCACCCTTGAGGATGGCACCGCCGTTTTCTGTTGCTTCGGTTTTGATGCGATAGATACGCGCATCTACATTCACACCATCCAGAATGGACTTTTCAAGTGTATAATTAACGACGATATTGTTATTGAAGAATGCTTTCGTCTCGGGTACTGGTGTTGCCGTTAAGCCTATGAGGTTGGCGGTATTGAAGTATTCCAAGACTTTCTTCCAATTGCCATAGATGGAACGGTGGCATTCGTCAATGATAATCAGGTCGAAGAAATCTGGCGGAAGCGTCATATTACCTGTCAACTGCACCTCGCTCGTGGCGGTATCTTCATCATCGTCGTCGTTATCCACGATTTCCTGCCCAGTAAGGAGAGAGAACAGGCGTTGTATGGTAGAGATAACCACATTGCTGTCGGAGGGGACTTTTGCTGATTTCAGTCGGTTAACTGTATAGATGGTGTTGAACGGGTCACCATTTTCCGTTAGGCGGAACATTCCGAACTCACCTTCTGCCTGTTTGCCAAGATTGTTACGGTCAACCAGGAAGAGGATGCGCTTCATGGGGGTGAATGCCAAGAGGCGATAAGCTGCCAGACAAGCCGTGTAGGTCTTACCTGCTCCTGTTGCCAATATAATCAATGCTTTTTTCTGTCCGGTGCGGAAACTGTTCTCCAACTCCGTAATGGCTTCATACTGGCAATCACGCAAACCTTTCTTTTTCAACGTTGGCAAACCT from the Prevotella sp. Rep29 genome contains:
- a CDS encoding DEAD/DEAH box helicase family protein, which gives rise to MKPEEKARVKIDQMFEDAGWKVVDRDFYTPTLTAAAIREGLLEGNREADYFLFINGMAVGVLEAKRKEVDVTSDKVCEQADLYARGVPECYKAYSRPLPIIYQSNGEETFFRDFRDENGELIELNRIHTPKEIVKMLGIEDPYAGLPTLKKKGLRDCQYEAITELENSFRTGQKKALIILATGAGKTYTACLAAYRLLAFTPMKRILFLVDRNNLGKQAEGEFGMFRLTENGDPFNTIYTVNRLKSAKVPSDSNVVISTIQRLFSLLTGQEIVDNDDDDEDTATSEVQLTGNMTLPPDFFDLIIIDECHRSIYGNWKKVLEYFNTANLIGLTATPVPETKAFFNNNIVVNYTLEKSILDGVNVDARIYRIKTEATENGGAILKGDKLRRETRYTGKVETVRNEETKNYTKEELNRSVINPAQIKLVLETYRDAVYTEMFTDPQREPIMDYLPKTLIFALNEIHANNIVRIAKEVFGRTDDKFVQKITYSAGDSNELIRQFRNDKEFRIAVTCTLVATGTDVKPLEVLIFMRDVASEPLYIQMKGRGVRTIGDDQLRNVTPNAFSKDCFFLVDAVGVTESQKITTSPGDGEPVHTITLKRLLELLTHGNVNDDYLRLIAAKLARIYNKCTDKQREEFQRLAYSGMQEISAAIFDAFEKNSLPPYESIDEPNLERKGLVAPLTHHPEARQYLLILAAGFIETLMPGEDQLISKGFSEEEAKEVTSAFEQYCDEHQDEIEALRMIYNNDGEPLTYATLKDLENKLKLANNKFQTSRLWNCYTIVNPQSVKKHSTKEEKEALTNIIQLVRFANHQIETLESLYPSAQQRFNLWYGQVQRTVTESQITIIRQIVDYIASNGACTIKDIIDDDKTRAAQLIKAFGGKSQADEALASLSKFLLYRKTA